The DNA region CTGTGTTCCGCGTTCTTTCGCTTCATCGTGCGGATCGATACCGCCCACCGCTTCCACTTCGCCCATGCGCAGTCGGATCTCGGGGCCGAGATCTACCGCGCCCTCGGCATGTCGGTCGATGATTTTGACACCAATCTCGTGATCATCGACGGCCTGATTCACGGGCGCCTCGATGCCTTCGCCGCCGCAATGTCGGCCGTGGGCTGGCCCCATAAGGGACTGGCCGCCGTGCGGTTCATCCCCGAACCTCTGCGCAGCTTCCTGTACTATCGTATCGCAAGGAACCGCTATGCGATCTTCGGGCGCTATGATACCTGCATGATGCCCGACCCGCACCTGCGGGCACGGTTCATCGACGGGGTGCTGTGATGCTTTATTCCCGCGCGCTGGGACATACGTTTTCCAATCTGCCCGAACCGTTGCAGGCGTTTCATTCAGTTGAGGACGCCGTGTTCTACACCGGCCGTGTGACGGTCACGCACGGCTCTGCGCTGACGCGGAGGATTGCCATGTCCGGCGGAATGCCTGGCAAATCCGGAGAGATGCCGATCAGCTTTCGGGCCACCCGCGATGATATGTCGGAGAGGTGGGAGAGGAACTTTGACGGGCACATCACCCGCTCGCGCCAATGGCTGCACTCGGACGGCGTGATCGCCGAGCGGGTGGGAACCAGCGTCTTTCTCATGGAGCCGAGGGTGGACGGCGATACGCTGCGCATTCCCATCACCGGCCTGCGCGGGTTTGGCCTACCGATGCCGCGCGCGGTGCTGAGCAGTTGTGAGGGCATTGAAGGGGTCACTGCGGACGGGCATATCACCTTCGACGTTCACGCAAGTCTGCGCGGACTTGGCCTGATCATCCGCTACCGAGGCACGCTACAGCGCGCCGCCTAGGGCCGGAACGGTGCCGCTCAAGACAATTGCTGCAGGATCTCTCGCGCCGCCGCGGTGGGGGTCGCGCGCCCCTCGGCAACTGCGCGCGCCTGATCAGCCATGGCGGCGCGCACATCTTCATCATCTCGCAGCCGCGCCAAAAGACCCTCACGGACCTCATGCTCGAACCAATGGGCCGCCTGCCCGGCACGCGCCCGGTCCCAGTGGCCGTGGTCCCGCCGCCAGGCCGCCAGCGCCTGCATCTCGTCCCAGGCTTGCTCCAAGCCCCGGCCCTCCACGGCTGACACCGCCAGCGCTTTCGGGAAGTCCTTCGGATCCTGGGGCCGTTTGCGCAACAGCCGCAGCGCCCCGGCATAATCGGCCACCGTCCGCGTCGCGGTCGCCTTCAGATCGCCATCGGCCTTGTTGATCAGGATCAGGTCGGCCATCTCCATGATGCCGCGCTTCACGCCCTGCAATTCGTCCCCGCCGGCAGGGGCCAGCAGCAGTACAAACAGATCGCACATCTGCGCGACCATCGTCTCGGACTGGCCGACGCCCACGGTTTCAATCAGCACCATGTCAAAGTTGGCCGCTTCGCAGAGCGCAATCGCCTCCCGCGTGCGGCGCGCGACACCGCCCAATGCGGCGGAGGATGGGGAGGGCCGGATAAACGCCCTCGGCTCCCGGCTCAGCAAATCCATCCGCGTCTTGTCGCCCAGGATGGAGCCGCCGGACCGGGCCGAACTGGGATCCACCGCCAGAACCGCCACCCGCAGCCCCGCCCGGACCAGCGCCATGCCGAAGGCCTCGATGAACGTGGACTTTCCGACCCCCGGCGTGCCGGACAGCCCAATCCGAAGGGCCTGCCGGTTCAACCCGCGCAGACGCTCCAGCAGGTCTGCGGCCTGGGCCTGATGATCGGACCGCGTGCTTTCCACCAATGTCACTGCGCGCGCCAGGGCACGGCGTTCACCGTTTGCTATCCGCTCTGCCAGATCGTCGGTCATGTCTGCTCCTGTCGCTTGGCCCAATTGACCTGCTCCACTGCGCGGTGTCCAGCCGTTGACGCGCGTCCGCAGCGGGCCTATCGCCCCTCCCATGGACTTGCCCATCGACGCCATCCTCCCAGACCTGGTGTCAGCTTTGCAGAAGGCTGGCCGCGCGGTCCTGCAAGCCCCACCGGGGGCGGGTAAAACCACGCGCGTGCCCTTGGCGTTGCTGCCTGAGGTGTCAGGCAAGATCCTGATGCTGGAGCCCCGCCGCCTCGCCGCACGGGCCGCCGCGGAACGGATGGCACAGACTTTGGAGGAGGAGGTGGGCCAGACCGTTGGCTACCGCGTGCGCGGCGACAGCACGACCGGCTCCAACACCCGGATCGAGGTTGTGACCGAAGGCATCCTGACACGAATGCTCCAGGACAACCCGGAATTGCCGGGCGTGGGCGCGGTCATCTTCGACGAATTCCACGAACGGTCGCTGAACGCCGATCTTGGCCTTGCATTGACGTGGGAAGTGCGCGGCGCGCTGCGGGAGGATCTGTGGCTGATCGTGATGTCCGCCACCTTGGACGCGGCCCCCGTGGCGGCCCTTCTGGACGATGCGCCGCTGATCTCATCGGAGGGCCGCGCCTTCCCGGTGGAGACCCGCTGGCTGGACAAACCACCCCACCGCGATGCGCGATTTGAGACGTCCGTTGCCGATCTGGTCGTGCAAGCGATAGGGGATGTTCCGGGCGGCTGCCTGGTTTTCCTGCCCGGAGAGGGGGAAATCCGCCGGGTGGAGACGGCCTTGCGCGGGCGCTTGCCCGGGGACGTTGTTGTCAGGCCGCTTTTTGGTGCAATGACGCTGACCGATCAGCGCGCCGCGATCCGGCCAGAAGCACGGGGCCGCAAACTGGTGCTCGCTACGTCGATTGCTGAAACCTCGCTGACCATCGAAGATATCCGGGTCGTCGTCGACGCAGGCCGCGCGCGGCGGGCGCGGTTTGATCCCGGCTCTGGCATGACGCGGCTGGTGACGGAGCCGGTCAGCCGGGCGGAGGCCGCTCAACGGCAGGGCCGCGCCGGGCGTGTGGCCGAGGGGGTATGCTACCGGATGTGGACCAAAGGGGCCGAGG from Jannaschia sp. CCS1 includes:
- a CDS encoding thiol-disulfide oxidoreductase DCC family protein produces the protein MSARHISDLPPALQARLQGRDLIVFDGECVLCSAFFRFIVRIDTAHRFHFAHAQSDLGAEIYRALGMSVDDFDTNLVIIDGLIHGRLDAFAAAMSAVGWPHKGLAAVRFIPEPLRSFLYYRIARNRYAIFGRYDTCMMPDPHLRARFIDGVL
- a CDS encoding DUF4166 domain-containing protein, with the protein product MLYSRALGHTFSNLPEPLQAFHSVEDAVFYTGRVTVTHGSALTRRIAMSGGMPGKSGEMPISFRATRDDMSERWERNFDGHITRSRQWLHSDGVIAERVGTSVFLMEPRVDGDTLRIPITGLRGFGLPMPRAVLSSCEGIEGVTADGHITFDVHASLRGLGLIIRYRGTLQRAA
- the meaB gene encoding methylmalonyl Co-A mutase-associated GTPase MeaB — its product is MTDDLAERIANGERRALARAVTLVESTRSDHQAQAADLLERLRGLNRQALRIGLSGTPGVGKSTFIEAFGMALVRAGLRVAVLAVDPSSARSGGSILGDKTRMDLLSREPRAFIRPSPSSAALGGVARRTREAIALCEAANFDMVLIETVGVGQSETMVAQMCDLFVLLLAPAGGDELQGVKRGIMEMADLILINKADGDLKATATRTVADYAGALRLLRKRPQDPKDFPKALAVSAVEGRGLEQAWDEMQALAAWRRDHGHWDRARAGQAAHWFEHEVREGLLARLRDDEDVRAAMADQARAVAEGRATPTAAAREILQQLS